A genomic segment from Bryobacteraceae bacterium encodes:
- a CDS encoding fumarylacetoacetate hydrolase family protein, with product MKLIRFDYRGATQCGVVTAAGIAPIAAINARKGKQVPDDLLAVIQTGATGDLADTTGVETIPFDQVRPRLPYTPPKIWCIGLNYKSHAVDIDAVQPEEPGSFMKPASCMVEPGGELILPPPDVTNDVDAEGELGVIIGRKCHYVPAERVKEVIFGYTTTLDLTALDVLRKNPRYLTRSKSIDTFFSFGPVIVTADEIPDVDALEVITEHNGGVCSRDFVHHMHHRPYELVRFHSDFQTLHPGDLISTGCPKGARIKPGDRVRARIEGIGTLEASVVQGSREVFIG from the coding sequence TTGAAGCTGATCCGCTTTGACTATCGCGGCGCCACCCAGTGCGGCGTCGTCACCGCGGCGGGCATCGCGCCCATCGCCGCTATTAACGCCCGCAAAGGCAAGCAAGTCCCCGACGACCTCCTCGCCGTCATCCAAACCGGAGCCACCGGCGACCTTGCCGACACCACTGGCGTCGAGACCATCCCGTTCGATCAAGTCCGCCCGCGGCTGCCCTACACCCCGCCCAAGATCTGGTGCATCGGGCTCAACTATAAGTCCCACGCCGTGGACATCGACGCCGTCCAACCTGAGGAGCCCGGCAGCTTCATGAAGCCGGCGTCCTGCATGGTGGAACCCGGCGGCGAGTTGATCCTGCCTCCACCGGACGTCACCAACGACGTTGACGCCGAAGGCGAGCTCGGGGTGATCATAGGGCGAAAATGCCACTACGTGCCAGCGGAGCGAGTCAAAGAGGTGATCTTCGGCTACACGACGACACTCGATCTCACCGCGCTCGACGTCCTCCGCAAGAACCCCCGCTACCTCACCCGGTCCAAGAGCATCGATACGTTCTTCAGTTTCGGACCGGTGATCGTAACCGCCGATGAGATCCCCGACGTCGATGCCTTAGAAGTGATTACCGAACACAACGGGGGAGTCTGTTCCCGCGACTTCGTGCATCACATGCATCACCGGCCGTACGAACTGGTGCGGTTCCACAGCGATTTCCAAACTCTCCACCCTGGCGATCTGATTTCCACAGGATGCCCGAAAGGTGCGCGCATCAAACCCGGCGACCGCGTCCGGGCCCGGATCGAGGGCATCGGCACGCTCGAAGCGTCGGTCGTGCAAGGCTCCCGCGAGGTCTTCATCGGTTGA
- a CDS encoding amidase → MLTRLCLREMAAGVAMGTFSAVELVRAHLDAIERNNPHINAFVRIYADQALATAAHPAEGPLSGVPVTVKDSFDIAGEPTLCGSKFRLGHRADRDSTSVARLRAAGAIVLAKTNCPEMLANYETDNHIAGRTNNPWDIHRTPGGSSGGESAAIAAGMSPGGIGSDGGGSIRLPAHFTGIAGLKPTPGRVPATGHYPAIHHPGGLLGVGGPMARTVGDVRLLFDVLRGHDPHDPFSMPFSIPERAVRGTRIGVMEQFGGVPVDAATRDAVGSAASLLRGLGFAIDVWDPRGLERAPNVWSFFFSELAVPFTREMIAGRESEAHWTGTEFYDLLKDRPDPTGKHVVEQLAARDAIRGVILDQMEDVPVVLSPVCATPAFRHRQRRFATGTKEIGLFQANMPLTWVNLLGLPSLVVPIMVSPEGLPVGVQLIGKPWEEETLLAIGEWLEEARGPFPAPPDATPGS, encoded by the coding sequence ATGTTGACTCGGCTCTGTTTACGCGAGATGGCCGCGGGCGTGGCAATGGGGACATTTTCCGCGGTCGAACTGGTACGCGCCCACCTCGACGCAATCGAGCGCAACAACCCCCACATCAACGCCTTCGTCCGGATCTACGCCGATCAAGCGCTTGCGACCGCCGCGCACCCGGCTGAAGGTCCGCTCAGCGGCGTCCCCGTTACGGTCAAGGACAGCTTCGATATCGCCGGCGAGCCCACGCTCTGCGGCAGCAAGTTCCGCCTCGGTCACCGCGCGGACCGGGACTCCACCTCCGTCGCCCGCCTCCGCGCCGCTGGAGCCATCGTGCTCGCCAAGACCAACTGTCCCGAGATGCTGGCCAATTACGAGACCGACAACCACATCGCCGGACGCACAAACAACCCTTGGGATATCCACCGCACGCCCGGCGGCTCCAGCGGCGGCGAATCTGCGGCCATCGCGGCCGGCATGTCCCCCGGAGGCATCGGCAGCGACGGCGGAGGCTCCATCCGCCTCCCCGCCCACTTCACCGGAATCGCCGGCTTGAAGCCTACTCCCGGCCGCGTCCCCGCCACCGGCCACTATCCGGCCATTCATCACCCCGGCGGGCTGCTCGGCGTTGGAGGCCCCATGGCCCGCACCGTCGGCGATGTGCGGCTCCTGTTCGACGTCCTTCGCGGCCACGACCCCCACGACCCCTTCTCGATGCCGTTCTCCATTCCCGAGCGCGCCGTCCGTGGAACGCGCATCGGAGTGATGGAGCAGTTCGGCGGCGTCCCCGTCGACGCAGCCACCCGCGACGCTGTCGGCTCGGCGGCTTCGCTACTCCGCGGGCTCGGCTTCGCCATCGACGTCTGGGACCCGCGCGGCTTGGAACGCGCCCCCAATGTATGGTCGTTCTTCTTCTCCGAACTCGCCGTGCCGTTCACTCGCGAAATGATCGCCGGCCGTGAATCGGAAGCCCACTGGACAGGCACTGAGTTCTACGATCTGCTCAAAGACCGCCCGGACCCAACCGGAAAACACGTGGTCGAACAGTTGGCTGCGCGCGACGCCATCCGTGGCGTCATTCTGGACCAAATGGAAGACGTGCCGGTCGTCCTCTCGCCCGTCTGCGCCACCCCAGCGTTCCGCCATCGCCAGCGGCGCTTCGCTACCGGCACGAAGGAAATCGGCCTTTTCCAGGCGAACATGCCGTTGACCTGGGTGAACCTGCTCGGCCTCCCGTCCTTGGTTGTGCCGATCATGGTGAGCCCGGAAGGCCTGCCCGTCGGCGTCCAGCTCATCGGCAAACCGTGGGAAGAGGAAACGCTGCTCGCGATCGGCGAATGGCTTGAAGAAGCACGCGGCCCCTTCCCCGCTCCGCCGGACGCTACGCCTGGAAGCTGA
- a CDS encoding (2Fe-2S)-binding protein: MSSKKKPEIHSTPSSESGPETRGGFSRRGFLRGAGVSGGVLGGGLLEQQEAEAAPPPSVVPAGETSITLNINGKPMKVTVEPRTTLLDALRERLEITGAKRVCDRGTCGACTVMMDGKVAYACTVLAIDAQGRKIETIESLSMGKPHPIIQAFVDNDGMQCGYCTPGFVMASKAFLDRNPNPTYEQVKEGLGGNLCRCGTYVGVRKAVMQAAKDLKGGRNA, from the coding sequence GTGAGTTCCAAGAAAAAGCCTGAGATCCACTCCACGCCCAGCAGCGAATCCGGACCCGAGACCCGGGGCGGTTTCTCCCGGCGCGGATTCCTCCGCGGCGCGGGCGTCTCCGGAGGCGTGCTGGGTGGTGGTCTGCTGGAGCAGCAAGAAGCGGAAGCGGCCCCGCCGCCAAGCGTCGTTCCGGCTGGCGAAACCTCGATTACTCTCAATATCAACGGCAAACCGATGAAAGTCACCGTAGAGCCGCGCACGACTCTTCTCGACGCGCTCCGCGAACGCCTCGAAATCACCGGCGCCAAACGCGTCTGCGACCGCGGCACTTGCGGCGCCTGCACCGTGATGATGGATGGCAAGGTGGCCTACGCCTGCACCGTGCTTGCCATTGATGCACAGGGCCGCAAGATTGAAACTATCGAAAGCCTTTCGATGGGCAAACCCCATCCGATCATCCAGGCCTTCGTCGACAACGACGGCATGCAGTGCGGCTACTGCACCCCGGGCTTCGTGATGGCTTCGAAAGCGTTTCTCGACCGCAATCCCAACCCCACCTACGAACAGGTGAAGGAAGGTCTCGGCGGCAATCTCTGCCGCTGCGGCACCTACGTCGGCGTCCGCAAGGCCGTCATGCAGGCCGCCAAGGACCTGAAAGGAGGCCGCAATGCCTAA
- a CDS encoding xanthine dehydrogenase family protein molybdopterin-binding subunit — MPNYSYPPMESRKLMGRRISRLDGPQKAAGKAKYNSDVRPAGTIHAAILHSPHAHCKIKSIDTSDAQKIAGVTAVRVIAKAGTEIQWTNQEIATVAARTEEIARDAVRAIKVEYEILPHLVREDRLDKAGSRAKPAGEVVTGDPEEAFKMADVTHEGEYGIPVITHCCLEPHGQTVAWSGDKVEFWPSTQNVSAVGDDLAKGLEIPAANIHTHMDYIGGGFGSKFQSDLWGQEAARLSKESGGKPVKLYLERSAELTIAGVRPSVYAKVKLGAKKDGTLTAWDSLTWMTGGFAGGGLNADLLPYVFRNVPNRRINHTAVSVNAGASRAWRAPNHPQVSYVTCAALDDLAAKLGMDPYALFMKNLDLTARADVYKAQLEQAAEMIGWKKNWHPRGDKAKGPVKRGLGLGIGTWGGAGHASQCRAKIHPDGSVEVELGTQDLGTGTRTIITQVAAETLGLPFNAIKLTIGDNSLPRSGASGGSTTVGGVSASTRIATVNALEKLFEAVAPGLGADKDGLEAVDGKIQVKGNPAKSLTWKAACAKLGVTTISEEGRHDPRNPRGLSTLGVGGIQMADVSVDVETGVVKINKVVAVQDVGLVINPKLADSQVHGGIIMGVCGALMEERVMDELTGKCLNADMEFYKLAGIADIGEIEVKMDITPDNDKRGVIGLGEPATIPTIAAIANATANAIGVRVPTLPLTPRNVLDALAGRRMA, encoded by the coding sequence ATGCCTAATTACAGCTATCCACCGATGGAATCCCGGAAGCTGATGGGCCGGCGCATTTCGCGTTTGGACGGTCCCCAGAAGGCTGCCGGCAAAGCCAAGTACAACTCCGACGTTCGGCCCGCGGGAACCATTCACGCCGCGATCCTGCATTCGCCTCACGCACACTGCAAGATCAAGAGCATCGATACGTCGGATGCCCAGAAGATCGCCGGCGTCACCGCCGTTCGTGTGATCGCCAAGGCTGGCACGGAGATCCAGTGGACCAACCAGGAGATCGCCACCGTCGCCGCGCGCACCGAAGAGATCGCTCGTGACGCCGTTCGCGCGATCAAGGTGGAGTACGAAATACTGCCGCACCTGGTTCGCGAGGACCGGCTCGACAAGGCCGGCAGCCGCGCCAAGCCCGCCGGCGAAGTGGTTACCGGCGATCCGGAAGAAGCGTTCAAGATGGCCGACGTCACCCATGAGGGCGAGTACGGCATTCCCGTGATCACGCATTGCTGCCTGGAGCCGCATGGCCAAACCGTGGCCTGGAGCGGCGACAAGGTGGAGTTCTGGCCTTCGACGCAGAACGTCTCCGCCGTCGGTGACGACCTCGCGAAAGGCCTCGAGATCCCGGCCGCCAACATCCACACGCACATGGATTACATCGGCGGCGGCTTCGGCTCCAAGTTCCAAAGCGACCTCTGGGGTCAGGAAGCGGCAAGGCTTTCCAAGGAAAGCGGCGGCAAGCCGGTGAAGCTCTATCTCGAGCGTTCGGCCGAACTCACCATCGCCGGCGTGCGGCCCTCGGTCTACGCCAAAGTCAAACTCGGCGCCAAGAAGGACGGCACGCTCACCGCGTGGGATTCGCTCACCTGGATGACCGGCGGATTCGCCGGCGGCGGTCTCAACGCGGATCTGCTGCCCTACGTTTTCCGCAACGTCCCCAATCGGCGTATCAACCACACGGCGGTTTCCGTGAACGCCGGCGCCTCGCGCGCATGGCGCGCTCCGAACCATCCGCAGGTTTCCTACGTCACTTGCGCGGCTCTCGACGATCTGGCCGCCAAGCTCGGCATGGACCCGTACGCTCTGTTCATGAAGAACCTCGATCTGACGGCCAGGGCGGACGTTTACAAAGCGCAGTTGGAACAGGCGGCCGAGATGATCGGCTGGAAGAAGAACTGGCATCCACGCGGCGACAAGGCCAAGGGCCCCGTCAAGCGTGGACTCGGCCTCGGCATCGGCACCTGGGGCGGCGCGGGCCACGCCTCGCAGTGTCGCGCGAAGATCCACCCCGACGGCAGCGTCGAGGTGGAACTGGGCACGCAGGACCTCGGCACCGGCACCCGTACCATCATCACGCAGGTGGCGGCTGAAACCCTCGGCCTGCCGTTCAATGCGATCAAGCTGACCATCGGCGACAACAGCCTCCCGCGCTCCGGCGCATCGGGCGGCTCCACTACCGTGGGCGGCGTCTCCGCATCCACGCGCATCGCCACCGTGAATGCGCTCGAAAAACTCTTCGAAGCCGTGGCCCCCGGACTCGGCGCCGACAAGGACGGTCTCGAAGCCGTCGACGGCAAGATCCAGGTGAAAGGCAATCCGGCGAAGAGCCTCACCTGGAAGGCGGCGTGCGCCAAGCTCGGCGTCACCACGATTTCCGAGGAAGGCCGGCACGATCCACGCAACCCGCGCGGTCTTTCGACGCTCGGCGTCGGCGGCATTCAGATGGCCGACGTTTCCGTCGACGTCGAAACCGGCGTCGTCAAGATCAACAAGGTCGTCGCCGTTCAGGATGTCGGCCTGGTGATCAATCCGAAGCTCGCCGACAGCCAGGTGCATGGCGGCATCATCATGGGTGTCTGCGGCGCGCTGATGGAAGAGCGCGTGATGGACGAACTCACCGGCAAATGCCTGAACGCCGACATGGAGTTCTACAAGCTCGCCGGCATCGCCGACATCGGCGAGATCGAAGTGAAGATGGACATCACTCCCGATAACGACAAACGCGGCGTCATCGGTTTGGGCGAACCGGCCACCATCCCGACCATCGCCGCTATCGCCAACGCCACCGCGAACGCCATCGGCGTCCGCGTTCCCACACTGCCGCTAACCCCGCGGAACGTTCTCGATGCGCTGGCGGGAAGGAGGATGGCCTAA
- a CDS encoding molybdopterin molybdotransferase MoeA has product MATCTFREARSIVLDRVLSGRRLERECVPLEQVHGRVLAGIIAADRDYPPCARSIRDGFAVRAADLPGAVEVIGEVRAGGSFSGTVEAGQCVEIMTGAPLPAGADAVVMVEHARREGYRVFTDREPMPGEFVNPQGAESRKGQPLLGGGTLVDFAQLALLAQTGHTSISVYRKPRVAILSTGDEVIPVTEAPTETQVRNSNAWSLAAQVARAGGLPEILPVAADNPEETRRLILEGLERDLLLLSGGVSAGKYDYVEPVMAELEAEFYFDRVLIQPGQPLVFGRARDRFFFGLPGNPASTMVTFELFARGAVELLGGREAPELRMPVMRLTEPFRHKTGLTRFLPARMSEGGTAVTPVKWQGSSDVAALARANAFLVAEAQRESWEAGEMIGVLLP; this is encoded by the coding sequence ATGGCTACCTGCACTTTTCGCGAAGCGCGTTCGATCGTGCTGGACCGTGTCCTGTCGGGGCGGCGGCTGGAGCGGGAGTGCGTTCCCCTCGAACAGGTGCATGGGCGCGTGTTGGCCGGCATTATCGCCGCCGACCGCGACTATCCGCCTTGCGCGCGATCGATTCGTGACGGATTCGCTGTTCGCGCCGCCGATCTGCCTGGGGCGGTGGAGGTGATCGGCGAAGTCCGTGCGGGAGGGAGCTTCAGCGGAACGGTGGAGGCTGGCCAATGCGTCGAGATCATGACCGGGGCTCCGTTGCCCGCGGGCGCCGACGCCGTGGTGATGGTGGAGCACGCACGGCGCGAGGGATACCGGGTGTTTACGGATCGCGAACCGATGCCCGGGGAGTTCGTGAATCCGCAGGGCGCCGAGTCGAGGAAAGGGCAGCCGCTGCTGGGAGGCGGAACGTTGGTTGATTTCGCGCAGTTGGCGCTGCTGGCGCAGACCGGGCACACGAGCATCAGTGTGTATCGGAAGCCGCGGGTGGCGATCCTGTCGACGGGAGACGAGGTGATCCCGGTGACTGAGGCCCCGACCGAGACGCAGGTGCGGAATTCCAATGCGTGGTCCCTGGCGGCGCAGGTGGCGCGGGCGGGGGGCCTTCCGGAGATTCTGCCGGTGGCCGCCGACAACCCGGAAGAAACGCGGCGTCTGATTCTGGAGGGATTGGAGCGGGACCTGCTGCTGCTTTCGGGCGGCGTGTCGGCAGGCAAGTACGACTACGTGGAGCCGGTAATGGCGGAGTTGGAGGCGGAGTTCTACTTCGACCGCGTGCTGATCCAACCGGGCCAGCCCCTGGTGTTCGGCCGGGCGCGGGACCGATTCTTCTTCGGCCTTCCTGGCAATCCCGCCTCGACGATGGTGACGTTCGAGTTGTTCGCACGCGGGGCGGTGGAGCTATTGGGCGGGCGCGAAGCGCCGGAACTGCGAATGCCCGTGATGCGGTTGACCGAACCATTCCGGCACAAGACCGGATTGACGCGGTTCCTACCGGCGCGGATGTCGGAGGGCGGGACGGCCGTGACGCCGGTGAAGTGGCAGGGGTCGAGCGACGTGGCGGCGCTGGCGCGCGCCAACGCTTTTCTGGTGGCAGAGGCCCAACGGGAATCATGGGAGGCCGGCGAGATGATCGGGGTGCTGCTGCCATGA
- the moaC gene encoding cyclic pyranopterin monophosphate synthase MoaC, whose product MSGLSHYDESGASRMVDVSAKTPTARTARAHAFVKMSAAVLEALPKNPKGDPLETARIAGIMAAKNTASLIPMCHPLPLSHCDVRLKIEEGGIRIETTASTTAGTGVEMEAMTAAAVAALTVYDMTKALDKGIEITGVYLLEKTGGKSGHYQRP is encoded by the coding sequence ATGAGCGGACTTTCGCACTATGACGAATCGGGCGCGTCGCGCATGGTGGACGTCTCCGCGAAGACGCCGACGGCGCGGACGGCGCGGGCGCATGCGTTCGTGAAGATGTCCGCCGCCGTGCTCGAGGCGCTGCCGAAGAACCCGAAGGGAGATCCGCTGGAGACGGCGCGCATCGCGGGGATCATGGCGGCGAAGAACACGGCGAGCCTGATCCCGATGTGCCACCCGCTGCCGCTGAGCCATTGCGACGTACGGCTGAAAATCGAAGAGGGCGGCATCCGGATCGAGACAACGGCGTCGACGACGGCGGGCACCGGAGTGGAGATGGAAGCGATGACGGCGGCGGCGGTGGCGGCTCTGACGGTGTACGACATGACGAAGGCGCTCGACAAAGGGATCGAGATCACCGGCGTCTACCTTCTCGAAAAGACGGGCGGAAAGAGCGGGCACTACCAACGGCCATGA
- a CDS encoding DUF1326 domain-containing protein, which yields MRIATVSLAILSAAGLALGASSVRGSYVEARTADIYTGACFANSEVGSVGELAVMGWKVSKGEFDGVKLDGLAVVGVLKASATLGDVHNSAYPVKSVLIVDERANAEQRLALQSFAKRMAGDLLQDVVKVEYAPVNLELEGSVHNATAKLTAGSLATIQTRAIGGKDHICSNEEVWYLPLTKVGHYMPAVATAHNFKGDGLGTKWSSPDKRSAFVADFQLND from the coding sequence ATGCGCATCGCAACTGTTTCTCTTGCAATTCTTTCCGCCGCCGGACTGGCGCTGGGCGCCAGCTCTGTTCGCGGCTCCTACGTCGAAGCCCGTACCGCCGATATCTACACCGGCGCCTGCTTCGCCAATTCCGAAGTCGGCAGCGTCGGTGAACTCGCCGTGATGGGCTGGAAGGTGTCCAAGGGCGAATTCGACGGCGTCAAGCTTGACGGGCTCGCCGTTGTCGGCGTGCTCAAAGCGAGCGCCACGCTCGGCGACGTCCATAACTCGGCCTACCCGGTCAAGTCGGTGCTCATCGTCGACGAACGCGCCAACGCCGAACAGCGCCTCGCGCTTCAGTCCTTCGCCAAGCGCATGGCCGGCGACCTGCTCCAGGACGTCGTGAAGGTGGAGTACGCACCGGTCAACCTCGAGCTCGAAGGCAGCGTGCACAATGCCACCGCAAAGCTCACCGCCGGCTCGCTCGCCACCATCCAGACCCGCGCCATCGGCGGTAAGGATCACATCTGCTCGAACGAAGAGGTCTGGTATCTCCCGCTCACCAAGGTCGGCCACTACATGCCGGCAGTGGCGACCGCCCACAATTTCAAAGGCGACGGCCTCGGCACCAAGTGGTCCAGCCCCGACAAGCGTAGCGCTTTCGTCGCCGACTTTCAGTTGAACGACTGA
- a CDS encoding FAD binding domain-containing protein, protein MQAFEFASPTTVKEALGLLGAQWNAAHLMAGGTDQISLMKEGLHHPKRVVSLRNVKELHGIRKTSSGIRIGAMATVDELMESSLVRAEYPSLVAAAKGISSPQIRNMGTVAGDLTQRPRCWYYRNHFGLLGMKDGKSLVADGQNEFHSIFGNSGPAKFVSASSFGPALAALGATVTVVSSSGSRTVKVAEFFQTPKERGERETVLKSNEIVTEILVPSAKGVKNATYEVRQKQAMDWPLVTASVALKMKGSSVESAMVVLGHVAPTPHTASAAASMLAGKSITEDVAMQAGAAAAQGATPLSGNAYKVDLVKVAVKRALLAAVGA, encoded by the coding sequence ATGCAAGCCTTCGAATTCGCATCTCCCACAACGGTGAAAGAAGCGCTCGGACTGCTGGGAGCCCAGTGGAACGCCGCGCACCTGATGGCTGGCGGCACGGACCAGATCAGCCTCATGAAGGAAGGTCTCCATCATCCGAAGCGCGTGGTGAGCCTGCGCAACGTGAAGGAGCTCCACGGGATCAGGAAGACCTCGTCGGGCATCCGGATCGGCGCCATGGCAACCGTCGATGAGCTGATGGAGAGCTCGCTCGTGCGCGCCGAGTACCCGTCGCTGGTGGCGGCGGCGAAAGGCATCTCCAGTCCGCAGATCCGCAACATGGGCACCGTCGCCGGCGACCTCACCCAGCGGCCCCGCTGCTGGTACTACCGCAATCACTTCGGCCTGCTCGGCATGAAGGATGGCAAAAGCCTCGTCGCCGATGGCCAGAACGAGTTCCACTCGATCTTCGGCAACTCGGGTCCGGCGAAGTTCGTCAGCGCGTCGAGCTTTGGCCCGGCGCTGGCGGCGTTGGGCGCCACGGTGACCGTGGTTTCCTCGTCCGGTTCGCGGACGGTGAAGGTCGCCGAGTTCTTCCAGACGCCAAAGGAACGCGGCGAACGGGAGACGGTGCTCAAGTCGAACGAAATCGTCACCGAGATCCTGGTTCCTTCGGCCAAGGGTGTGAAGAACGCCACGTACGAAGTCCGCCAGAAACAGGCGATGGACTGGCCGCTGGTGACGGCGTCGGTCGCGCTGAAGATGAAGGGCAGCTCGGTGGAATCCGCGATGGTCGTCCTCGGCCACGTGGCTCCCACTCCGCACACCGCATCGGCGGCGGCGTCCATGCTCGCCGGGAAGTCGATCACCGAAGACGTCGCGATGCAAGCCGGCGCGGCCGCTGCTCAGGGCGCCACTCCGTTGAGCGGCAACGCCTACAAGGTGGACCTGGTGAAGGTCGCCGTGAAGCGCGCGCTACTGGCAGCCGTCGGTGCCTAG
- a CDS encoding MogA/MoaB family molybdenum cofactor biosynthesis protein, with protein sequence MKIAVLTISDASYMKMREDVSGPSVRARLEAQGWSVPLLEVLPDEREMIAGRLRELADSGEYDAVFTTGGTGAALRDVTPEATRDVVEREMPGLGELMRAEGRKHTTLSYLSRATAGLRGKTLIVNLPGSPKGAVQSLDTVLPLAPHIVDLLHGKTGH encoded by the coding sequence ATGAAGATTGCGGTTCTGACGATCAGCGACGCGTCGTACATGAAGATGCGCGAGGACGTGTCGGGCCCGTCTGTACGCGCGCGGCTGGAGGCGCAAGGGTGGTCGGTGCCGCTGCTCGAAGTGCTGCCGGACGAGCGGGAGATGATTGCGGGGCGGCTGCGGGAGCTGGCCGACTCGGGTGAGTACGATGCGGTATTCACGACCGGCGGAACCGGCGCGGCGCTGCGCGACGTGACGCCTGAGGCGACTCGCGACGTTGTGGAACGCGAAATGCCAGGACTAGGGGAGTTAATGCGCGCCGAAGGGCGGAAGCACACAACGCTGTCGTATTTGTCCCGGGCGACAGCGGGATTACGGGGAAAGACGCTGATCGTCAATCTGCCGGGTTCGCCGAAAGGGGCCGTGCAGTCCCTCGACACAGTGTTGCCGCTGGCGCCACACATCGTCGACCTTTTGCATGGCAAGACCGGCCACTGA
- a CDS encoding VWA domain-containing protein, producing the protein MLNRRQLIIGGAAALHAQEPERDRDLTIVTDVLNVVAPVTVISKDGSYVSGLEASDFRLEDNKIPQQIRVDVSFVPISMVVAIQANNVIEPFLNTIKRIGPLLEGLILGTQGEAALLKFDHRIQEIQPFTNDAKLFTKALDKIIPGSSTSAMIDTVFQATRMLRARTGERRRVLLLISETQDKGSEGRIREALLSAQINNIQVYSININRLVNKLAAKMPAPRQSNFPPASRPMPGGMPQTPHTQAQMTGYGGEATTAIPIIQEVMKQVKYVFVPNPLEVLTKHTGGREFSFLTLHDMEETMTKLGEELHAQYLLNYNPSKEVLEQGGWHDIRVTVMRPNIKQVRTRPGYWLASKF; encoded by the coding sequence ATGCTGAATCGACGCCAACTGATAATCGGCGGCGCGGCCGCGTTGCACGCCCAGGAGCCGGAGCGGGATCGCGATCTGACGATCGTTACCGACGTTTTGAACGTGGTGGCGCCGGTGACGGTGATCAGCAAGGATGGGAGCTACGTGAGCGGACTGGAGGCGTCCGACTTCCGCCTCGAGGACAACAAGATCCCGCAGCAGATCCGGGTGGACGTGAGCTTCGTGCCGATTTCAATGGTGGTGGCGATCCAGGCCAACAACGTGATCGAGCCTTTTCTGAACACGATCAAGCGGATCGGTCCGCTGCTGGAGGGGTTGATTCTGGGGACGCAGGGCGAGGCGGCGCTGCTGAAGTTCGACCACCGCATTCAGGAAATCCAGCCGTTCACGAACGACGCCAAGCTGTTCACCAAAGCGCTGGACAAGATCATTCCCGGGAGTTCGACTTCGGCGATGATCGACACGGTGTTTCAGGCGACGCGAATGCTGCGGGCGCGGACGGGTGAACGGCGGCGGGTGCTGCTGCTGATCTCGGAAACGCAGGACAAGGGCAGCGAAGGGCGGATCCGCGAGGCGCTGCTTTCGGCGCAGATCAACAACATTCAGGTGTATTCGATCAACATCAACAGGCTGGTGAACAAGCTGGCCGCGAAGATGCCCGCGCCGCGGCAGAGTAATTTCCCGCCGGCGTCGCGGCCGATGCCGGGAGGGATGCCGCAGACGCCGCACACGCAGGCCCAGATGACCGGATACGGAGGCGAGGCGACGACGGCGATCCCGATCATTCAGGAAGTGATGAAGCAGGTGAAATACGTGTTCGTGCCAAATCCTCTGGAGGTGCTGACCAAGCACACCGGGGGAAGGGAATTCTCGTTCCTGACGCTGCACGACATGGAAGAGACGATGACGAAGCTCGGCGAGGAACTGCACGCGCAGTATCTGCTGAATTACAATCCGTCGAAGGAAGTACTCGAGCAGGGCGGGTGGCACGACATCAGGGTGACGGTGATGCGGCCGAACATCAAACAGGTGCGAACGCGGCCGGGGTACTGGCTAGCGTCGAAGTTCTAG